One Aquipuribacter hungaricus DNA segment encodes these proteins:
- a CDS encoding DJ-1/PfpI/YhbO family deglycase/protease codes for MSTGRVAFLVATEGIEQVELTQPWQTLLDAGFTPVLLSTEAGEVQGFDHLDKADTFPVDEVVREADHTLFDALVLPGGVANPDALRTDADAVAFVREFMRSRRPVAAVCHAPWVLTETGELQGRRLTSWPSLRTDLVNAGAEWVDEEVVVDASGAGPLITSRNPGDLPAFGAAIVTALQKDPADLVGEA; via the coding sequence GTGAGCACCGGGCGCGTCGCGTTCCTCGTCGCCACCGAGGGGATCGAGCAGGTCGAGCTCACGCAGCCATGGCAGACCCTCCTCGACGCGGGGTTCACGCCCGTGCTGCTGAGCACCGAGGCCGGCGAGGTGCAGGGGTTCGACCACCTGGACAAGGCGGACACGTTCCCGGTGGACGAGGTCGTGCGCGAGGCCGACCACACCTTGTTCGACGCGCTCGTGCTCCCCGGCGGCGTCGCCAACCCCGACGCCCTGCGCACCGACGCCGACGCCGTGGCGTTCGTGCGGGAGTTCATGCGCAGCCGCCGACCCGTCGCCGCCGTCTGCCACGCGCCGTGGGTGCTCACCGAGACCGGCGAGCTCCAGGGCCGCCGCCTCACGTCGTGGCCGAGCCTGCGCACCGACCTGGTCAACGCCGGGGCGGAGTGGGTCGACGAGGAGGTCGTCGTCGACGCCAGCGGCGCCGGGCCCCTGATCACCAGCCGGAACCCCGGCGACCTGCCGGCCTTCGGCGCGGCGATCGTCACCGCGCTGCAGAAGGACCCGGCCGACCTCGTCGGCGAGGCCTGA
- a CDS encoding molybdenum cofactor biosynthesis protein MoaE has protein sequence MTAQPTPPRPGCQVVLAEVRGTPVSAAELAALVAGRDRGAVVTFDGVVRDHDSPGRGPVTLLDYEGHPSAGQVIADVVAGVAAGSRAAAVAVVHRTGPLEVGECALAVAVAASHRGDAFETAARLVDEVKERLPVWKHQHFGDGSDEWVGLGGLDA, from the coding sequence ATGACTGCGCAGCCGACCCCGCCGCGGCCCGGGTGCCAGGTCGTCCTCGCCGAGGTGCGCGGCACCCCCGTGAGCGCCGCCGAGCTCGCCGCGCTGGTCGCCGGCCGGGACCGGGGAGCGGTCGTCACCTTCGACGGCGTCGTCCGCGACCACGACTCGCCCGGCCGCGGGCCGGTGACGCTCCTGGACTACGAGGGGCACCCGTCGGCGGGCCAGGTCATCGCCGACGTGGTGGCCGGCGTGGCCGCGGGGTCCCGCGCCGCGGCGGTCGCCGTGGTCCATCGCACCGGGCCGCTGGAGGTCGGGGAGTGCGCGCTGGCCGTCGCGGTCGCCGCCTCCCACCGTGGGGACGCCTTCGAGACCGCGGCCCGGCTCGTCGACGAGGTCAAGGAGCGGCTGCCGGTGTGGAAGCACCAGCACTTCGGCGACGGCAGCGACGAGTGGGTCGGCCTGGGCGGGCTGGACGCCTGA
- a CDS encoding LytR C-terminal domain-containing protein has translation PADPSADASAPSEPSAGPSAGSPSAGASAPAGDGPALTVLNATTTSGLATEAAEVLEEAGWTVDEVGNYGGEDGPSAVLWPEDDPAAESVAALVAVDLGTGEPVASDDVDTVTVVVGEDFRP, from the coding sequence ACCGGCGGACCCGTCCGCGGACGCCTCCGCCCCGTCCGAGCCGTCCGCCGGGCCGTCCGCGGGCAGCCCGTCGGCCGGGGCGTCGGCCCCCGCGGGCGACGGCCCCGCGCTGACGGTCCTCAACGCCACGACCACCTCCGGCCTGGCCACCGAGGCCGCCGAGGTGCTCGAGGAGGCCGGGTGGACGGTCGACGAGGTCGGCAACTACGGCGGCGAGGACGGCCCGAGCGCCGTGCTGTGGCCCGAGGACGACCCCGCCGCGGAGTCCGTCGCCGCGCTGGTCGCCGTCGACCTGGGCACCGGCGAGCCGGTCGCCTCCGACGACGTGGACACCGTCACGGTCGTCGTCGGCGAGGACTTCCGGCCCTGA
- the moaA gene encoding GTP 3',8-cyclase MoaA: MTSIGLGMPAVPSGRAARPRPAGETGLLDTFGRRARDLRVSLTDRCNLRCSYCMPPEGLPWLPGADLLSAEETLRLVRLAVRDLGIDEVRFTGGEPLLRKDLPDLVAGTSALLTPDGRRVRTALTTNGVGLDRRAPALAAAGLDRVTISLDSLRQDRYLAITHRDRLRDVLAGIDAALAHGLGPVKVNSLVVRGVNEDEVVDLVRWACTTGVELRIIEHMPLDAQGAWDRDAMVTADEVLAQLTAAFVLEPAEDRGSAPAERWHVVEDGTRIGSVGVIASVTRPFCGGCDRMRLTADGQVRSCLFSAGGTDLRGLLRSGADDAVVADAWRANAWAKKAGHGSDDDTFVRPDRPMSAIGG; the protein is encoded by the coding sequence ATGACGAGCATCGGGCTGGGCATGCCCGCCGTGCCCTCGGGACGCGCGGCCCGGCCGCGCCCCGCCGGCGAGACCGGCCTGCTCGACACCTTCGGCCGCCGGGCACGCGACCTGCGGGTCTCCCTCACCGACCGCTGCAACCTCCGCTGCTCCTACTGCATGCCGCCCGAGGGGCTGCCGTGGCTGCCCGGCGCCGACCTGCTGAGCGCGGAGGAGACGCTGCGCCTGGTGCGCCTGGCCGTCCGCGACCTCGGCATCGACGAGGTCCGGTTCACCGGCGGCGAGCCGCTGCTGCGCAAGGACCTGCCCGACCTGGTCGCCGGCACGTCGGCGCTGCTGACGCCGGACGGCCGCCGCGTCCGCACCGCCCTGACGACCAACGGCGTCGGGCTCGACCGCCGTGCGCCGGCGCTGGCCGCCGCGGGGCTGGACCGGGTGACGATCAGCCTCGACAGCCTCCGGCAGGACCGCTACCTCGCCATCACCCACCGCGACCGGCTGCGCGACGTCCTCGCGGGCATCGACGCGGCCCTCGCGCACGGCCTCGGCCCGGTCAAGGTCAACTCCCTGGTCGTCCGCGGGGTCAACGAGGACGAGGTCGTCGACCTGGTGCGCTGGGCCTGCACCACGGGCGTCGAGCTGCGGATCATCGAGCACATGCCGCTGGACGCCCAGGGCGCGTGGGACCGCGACGCGATGGTCACCGCCGACGAGGTGCTCGCCCAGCTGACGGCGGCCTTCGTCCTCGAGCCGGCCGAGGACCGCGGCAGCGCGCCCGCCGAGCGGTGGCACGTCGTCGAGGACGGCACCCGGATCGGCTCGGTCGGGGTCATCGCCTCGGTCACCCGCCCGTTCTGCGGCGGCTGCGACCGGATGCGCCTGACCGCCGACGGCCAGGTCCGCAGCTGCCTGTTCTCCGCCGGCGGGACCGACCTGCGGGGCCTGCTCCGCTCCGGGGCCGACGACGCCGTGGTGGCCGACGCCTGGCGGGCCAACGCCTGGGCCAAGAAGGCGGGGCACGGCTCGGACGACGACACCTTCGTCCGCCCCGACCGGCCGATGAGCGCCATCGGTGGCTGA
- a CDS encoding cold-shock protein, with translation MAQGTVKWFNAEKGFGFITVDGGGADVFVHWSAIQAQGYKSLDEGQRVEFEVGTGQKGPQAEAVHPI, from the coding sequence ATGGCTCAGGGCACTGTCAAGTGGTTCAACGCCGAGAAGGGCTTCGGCTTCATCACGGTTGACGGCGGCGGCGCCGACGTCTTCGTCCACTGGTCCGCGATCCAGGCGCAGGGCTACAAGTCCCTCGACGAGGGTCAGCGCGTGGAGTTCGAGGTCGGTACGGGCCAGAAGGGCCCGCAGGCCGAGGCGGTCCACCCGATCTGA
- the groL gene encoding chaperonin GroEL (60 kDa chaperone family; promotes refolding of misfolded polypeptides especially under stressful conditions; forms two stacked rings of heptamers to form a barrel-shaped 14mer; ends can be capped by GroES; misfolded proteins enter the barrel where they are refolded when GroES binds), translating into MAKIIAFDEEARRGLERGMNQLADAVKVTLGPKGRNVVLEKKWGAPTITNDGVSIAKEIELDDPYEKIGAELVKEVAKKTDDVAGDGTTTATVLAQALVREGLRNVAAGANPMALKRGIEKAVQAVSARLLETAKDVETKEQIASTASISAADTQIGEMIAEAMDKVGKEGVITVEESQTFGLELELTEGMRFDKGYISPYFATDTERMEAVLEDAYVLVVNSKISSVKDLLPLLEKVMQSGKPLMVIAEDVEQEALATLVVNKIRGTFRSAAVKAPGFGDRRKAMLQDIAILTGGQVISEEVGLKLDTATLDLLGRARKVVVTKDETTIVEGAGDAEAIAGRVKQIRTEIENSDSDYDREKLQERLAKLAGGVAVIKAGAATEVELKERKHRIEDAVRNAKAAVEEGIVPGGGVALVNALPSLDDLGLTGDEATGANIVRVALEAPLKQIAINAGLEGGVVAEKVKNLPLGQGLNAATGEYVDMMATGIVEPAKVTRSALENAASIAALFLTTEAVVADKPEKVTAGGGGDPTGGMGGMDF; encoded by the coding sequence ATGGCCAAGATCATCGCTTTCGACGAAGAGGCCCGGCGCGGGCTCGAGCGGGGCATGAACCAGCTCGCCGACGCCGTCAAGGTCACGCTCGGGCCCAAGGGCCGCAACGTCGTCCTGGAGAAGAAGTGGGGCGCCCCCACGATCACCAACGACGGCGTCTCCATCGCCAAGGAGATCGAGCTCGACGACCCGTACGAGAAGATCGGCGCCGAGCTCGTCAAGGAGGTCGCCAAGAAGACCGACGACGTCGCCGGCGACGGCACCACCACCGCGACCGTCCTCGCCCAGGCGCTCGTCCGCGAGGGCCTGCGCAACGTGGCGGCCGGCGCGAACCCCATGGCCCTCAAGCGCGGCATCGAGAAGGCCGTCCAGGCCGTCTCCGCCCGCCTGCTCGAGACCGCCAAGGACGTCGAGACCAAGGAGCAGATCGCCTCCACCGCCTCGATCTCCGCTGCTGACACCCAGATCGGCGAGATGATCGCCGAGGCCATGGACAAGGTCGGCAAGGAAGGCGTCATCACCGTCGAGGAGTCGCAGACCTTCGGCCTGGAGCTCGAGCTCACCGAGGGCATGCGCTTCGACAAGGGCTACATCAGCCCCTACTTCGCCACCGACACCGAGCGCATGGAGGCCGTCCTGGAGGACGCCTACGTGCTCGTCGTCAACTCGAAGATCTCCTCGGTCAAGGACCTGCTCCCGCTCCTGGAGAAGGTCATGCAGTCCGGCAAGCCGCTGATGGTCATCGCCGAGGACGTCGAGCAGGAGGCCCTCGCCACCCTGGTCGTCAACAAGATCCGCGGGACCTTCCGCTCCGCCGCCGTCAAGGCGCCGGGCTTCGGCGACCGCCGCAAGGCCATGCTGCAGGACATCGCCATCCTCACGGGCGGGCAGGTCATCTCCGAGGAGGTCGGCCTCAAGCTCGACACCGCGACGCTCGACCTGCTCGGTCGCGCCCGCAAGGTCGTCGTCACCAAGGACGAGACCACGATCGTCGAGGGTGCCGGCGACGCCGAGGCCATCGCGGGCCGGGTCAAGCAGATCCGTACCGAGATCGAGAACAGCGACTCCGACTACGACCGCGAGAAGCTCCAGGAGCGCCTCGCCAAGCTCGCCGGCGGCGTGGCCGTCATCAAGGCGGGCGCGGCCACCGAGGTCGAGCTCAAGGAGCGCAAGCACCGCATCGAGGACGCCGTCCGCAACGCCAAGGCGGCCGTCGAGGAGGGCATCGTCCCCGGCGGCGGTGTCGCCCTGGTCAACGCCCTGCCGTCCCTGGACGACCTCGGCCTCACCGGTGACGAGGCCACCGGCGCGAACATCGTCCGCGTCGCGCTCGAGGCCCCCCTCAAGCAGATCGCGATCAACGCCGGCCTCGAGGGCGGGGTCGTGGCCGAGAAGGTCAAGAACCTGCCCCTGGGCCAGGGCCTCAACGCGGCCACCGGCGAGTACGTCGACATGATGGCCACGGGCATCGTCGAGCCGGCCAAGGTGACGCGCTCCGCGCTGGAGAACGCCGCCAGCATCGCGGCGCTGTTCCTCACCACCGAGGCCGTCGTCGCCGACAAGCCCGAGAAGGTCACGGCCGGCGGCGGGGGCGACCCCACCGGCGGCATGGGCGGCATGGACTTCTGA